The following DNA comes from Curtobacterium sp. 9128.
GTGCCACCGCACCCGGAGCCCTGGTACCGCACGGGGCTGCCGGTGGACGGAGACATCATCCCGATCGGCGTCAACACGACGGGCCACGTCACGGTGACGAGGTCGGGCGAGCGTGCGCTGCGGGTCACGATCACGGACTTCCGGACCGACCTCGCGACCGCGGACGTCCGGGTGCAGCTGACCGGCGGCGACGTGGTGGGCACCGGGCAGGAAGCACGGTGGGTCCCGGACGGCGACCCCGTCGAGGTCGGCACGATCCCGCACGGCGCGACGTCCGCGGTCATCGACCTGCGCGTCCCGCAGATCCTGCCGCCCCAGGTGCACTCGCTCGTGATCCTCGACTGGAACACGACCACCATCCTGGGTGGTGCCGAGCTGCTGCCAGCCGGCTGACGCCGTCGACCCGGCCACGCCGGTCGCGCGGGGTGCGCGCCGGTCGCGATCCGAGCCTCCCGGCTGGTCGGACGGGAGGCTCGTGGCACGTGATCCGCGCCGGATACGGCACCATGGACGGGTGACGCTGCAATCCATCGCGGACCGGGCCGACCGGCTGTGGTGCCGACTCCGGCTCGACCGCCTGGCCGGCGGCCGACAGGCCGACTACGTGATCCGTGAGGACATGCTCGCGCACCCCGCGACCGTGCGGTCGTTCCGGTGGATCCGCTGGTTGCTCGTCGCCGAGACGTTGGTGGGTCTCGCCGCGATCGTCGTGGCGATCCTGCTCACGCGGGCCGGCGAGACGATCCCGTGGGCCGTGTGGTTCCGGGCGACCGTGGTGCTCCTCATCACGCTGACGCTGTACGTGTTCGCCTGGCGTGCGCAGCTCGGGTACTACTGGGCGTACCAGCGGCTGCGGTTGTTCAGCAGGATCTTCCCGATCGTGACGCTCATCATCGCGGCGATCCCCGGGCTCTACCCGTTCTGGATGGTGATCGAGCAGATCGTCTTCTCGGTGTTCATGATCGGCATCGGTGACGTGCTCACATCCGACCACATGCGCTCGGCCTTCCCGAAGCCCGCGAAGCGTGCGGCTCCGTAGGATCGCGTCATGACGATGTTCGGCGGGGTGCGGTTCGACCCGGAGGACCTGCCCCGGTTCGCCGGTGACCTGTTCGACCACGTGGCTACGGGCGGGACGGCCCCCGATGCGGACGGCGCACCGTTCGCCGATGCAGTCGGGGTCCTCGCCGGGTCCGGTGGCGGCGCGGTCGACACCGACGTGTTCGACGCGGCGGAGTTGCTCGGGTACCTGCTCGCCGTGGTCCACGCGGAGACGTCGTTGCCCGACGCCGTGTTCGTCGAGCCTGTGGACGCCCGCGAGCGGCGTTCTCGTGTGGAGGAAGCGGTTCGCCGGATCGTCGGGTACCGCTCCTAGGACCCCGGGTCCCAGGGACCATCGGGGCCTGTCACCGATCCCGGAGCCGGAGGATCGTGGACGACATGACGAACACGACGCTCCCCGGCGGCACCTACCGTCTCGCCGACGACCTCGAACTCACCCGTGTCGGGTACGGCGCGATGCAGCTGGCCGGACCGGGGGCGTTCGGCCCGCCCGCCGACCACGACGAGGCGATCCGCGTGCTCCGCGAGGTCGTCGACCTCGGCATCACGCACATCGACACCTCGGACTACTACGGCCCGTTCGTGACGAACGCCCTCATCCGCGAGGCGCTCGCGCCCTACCCGGACGACCTGCGCATCGTGACGAAGGTCGGCGCTCGACGCGACGAGCAGGGTGGGTGGCCCGAGGCGCGGGAACCGCACGAGCTCATCGAGCAGGTGCACGACAACCTCCGGAACCTCGGCGTCGAGCGACTCGACGTGGTGAACCTGCGCATGGGTGGCATGGAAGGCCCACAGCCCGGATCGATCGCTCCCCAGTTCGAGGCGCTCGCCGAGCTCCAGCAGCAGGGGCTCATCAACCACCTGG
Coding sequences within:
- a CDS encoding oxidoreductase; amino-acid sequence: MTNTTLPGGTYRLADDLELTRVGYGAMQLAGPGAFGPPADHDEAIRVLREVVDLGITHIDTSDYYGPFVTNALIREALAPYPDDLRIVTKVGARRDEQGGWPEAREPHELIEQVHDNLRNLGVERLDVVNLRMGGMEGPQPGSIAPQFEALAELQQQGLINHLGLSTVDAEQLAEAQGIAPVVCVQNLYNVAHREDDPFVDLTAAQGIAFVPYFPLGGFSPIQSGALDAVAARLEVSRLTVALSWLLQRSPNMLLIPGTSSVAHLRDNVASAGFALPADAVAELDAIGTAA